Proteins found in one Bremerella volcania genomic segment:
- a CDS encoding zinc ribbon domain-containing protein translates to MHLKCPHCSTVLNVTSPAGTQVQCPTCQGMFVVPQMTPQVNAPVITPREPGSKPLRKKAQPKTEQAEGAEDAEGEEELESGGIPVDLILKIAKIVVLPMFLAVVLFFGLVAMGILEIGSGDDVVDESPYVNDGVANSGNQIQDVMEAAEKGDIYINWVPAKNSATMEGFKVKINHVDWGEVRGRDEGGELVTSNGRPYMNVYLELSNRSDKTFDFKSWYGNQFTAENGAIRTAQLSDDDKNMYYPLKFDDLADLKWWTPSKTFKPAEEGTDAIVFDVPEDFDPNKVENLYLDLPGEAIGRSGSYRFKIPKSMIQGL, encoded by the coding sequence ATGCATCTCAAGTGCCCTCATTGTTCGACCGTTCTGAATGTGACCAGTCCTGCCGGGACTCAGGTTCAATGTCCGACTTGCCAGGGGATGTTCGTCGTTCCCCAGATGACGCCCCAGGTCAATGCACCGGTAATTACGCCGAGAGAGCCTGGGAGCAAACCGCTGCGAAAGAAAGCCCAGCCCAAGACCGAGCAGGCCGAAGGGGCAGAGGATGCCGAAGGAGAAGAAGAACTCGAATCGGGGGGAATCCCGGTCGATCTGATTCTGAAGATCGCCAAGATCGTCGTCCTGCCGATGTTCCTGGCCGTGGTTCTGTTCTTCGGCCTTGTGGCGATGGGCATTTTGGAAATCGGATCGGGGGATGACGTCGTCGATGAGTCGCCGTACGTGAATGACGGCGTGGCCAATAGCGGCAACCAGATTCAAGACGTCATGGAAGCGGCCGAAAAAGGGGACATCTACATCAATTGGGTCCCGGCCAAGAATTCGGCCACCATGGAAGGCTTCAAGGTCAAGATCAACCACGTCGATTGGGGTGAAGTCCGCGGTCGTGACGAAGGGGGCGAACTGGTTACCTCCAACGGACGTCCCTACATGAACGTCTACCTCGAACTGTCGAACCGGTCGGACAAGACGTTTGACTTCAAAAGCTGGTATGGCAATCAATTTACCGCAGAAAATGGGGCAATTCGCACCGCCCAGCTTTCCGACGACGACAAGAACATGTACTATCCCCTCAAGTTTGATGATCTTGCCGACCTAAAATGGTGGACCCCCAGCAAGACGTTTAAGCCTGCGGAAGAAGGGACCGATGCGATCGTCTTTGACGTGCCTGAGGACTTCGACCCCAACAAGGTCGAGAATCTCTACCTTGATTTGCCAGGCGAAGCGATTGGCAGAAGTGGTTCGTACCGGTTCAAGATCCCCAAGTCCATGATTCAGGGGCTCTAA
- a CDS encoding NAD-dependent epimerase/dehydratase family protein — protein sequence MLVTGGGGFLGRYIVEQLLMHGEHVRVLSRQRYPELEALRVECIQGDLRDRAAVEGAVKGCEVVYHVAALAGIWGRWEDYYGINVEGTKNIIDACLAWNVERLIYSSSPSVTFNGSDQKGVDESAPYPEKWLAHYPHSKAIAEQAVLKANRPGALVTCALRPHLIWGPRDGHLIPRLIQRAKSGKLRIVGDGKNLVDMVYVENAASAHIQAAGALVNTPEKVGGKAYFVTQGAPVRLWDWINEILAMEGIPPIRKRVSANVAYYAGAVMETTYKMIGRMHEEPRMTRFLARQLATHHYFDISAARHDLGYSPKVSTEEGMQRLAGDLACRR from the coding sequence GTGCTGGTCACCGGCGGAGGGGGATTCCTCGGCCGATACATCGTCGAGCAGCTACTTATGCACGGGGAACACGTGCGAGTTCTCTCGCGGCAGCGGTATCCGGAACTCGAAGCACTTCGCGTCGAGTGTATTCAGGGGGACCTTCGCGATCGGGCGGCGGTCGAAGGGGCGGTGAAGGGATGCGAAGTCGTCTATCACGTCGCCGCCTTGGCCGGCATCTGGGGACGCTGGGAAGATTACTACGGCATCAATGTTGAAGGGACGAAAAACATTATCGATGCCTGCCTGGCTTGGAATGTCGAACGTCTGATCTACAGCAGCAGCCCGAGCGTGACCTTCAACGGAAGCGACCAGAAGGGAGTCGATGAATCGGCCCCCTATCCGGAAAAATGGCTGGCCCACTATCCCCATTCCAAGGCCATTGCCGAACAGGCCGTGCTTAAGGCGAATCGACCTGGGGCGCTGGTGACCTGTGCTCTGCGGCCTCACCTGATCTGGGGACCGCGCGACGGTCACTTGATCCCGCGGCTCATTCAGCGGGCAAAATCGGGAAAGTTACGAATCGTCGGGGACGGAAAGAACCTGGTCGACATGGTTTATGTCGAAAACGCCGCCTCCGCTCACATCCAAGCGGCCGGGGCTTTGGTGAATACCCCAGAGAAGGTCGGCGGCAAGGCCTATTTCGTCACGCAAGGGGCTCCGGTTCGGCTGTGGGACTGGATTAACGAGATCCTGGCCATGGAAGGGATTCCCCCGATTCGGAAACGCGTTTCGGCAAACGTTGCCTATTATGCTGGTGCGGTCATGGAAACGACCTATAAAATGATCGGTCGGATGCATGAAGAACCACGCATGACACGCTTCCTGGCGAGGCAGCTTGCGACCCATCATTATTTCGATATCTCCGCTGCCCGACACGACTTGGGATACTCCCCGAAAGTCTCGACCGAGGAGGGGATGCAGCGTCTGGCCGGCGATTTGGCTTGCCGCAGGTGA